Genomic window (Geomonas ferrireducens):
AGTCGTTGCCGACGAGGTCAGGGCGCTTGCCGAGCGGACCACGAGGGCAACCGGCGAGATCGGCAACATGATCAAGTCGATCCAGGCCGAGACGCGCAGCGCCGTGAGCGCCATGGACAGCGGCGTCAAGGAAGTCGAAAAGGGAACGCAAGAGGCTGCCCGGTCGGGGGAAGCGCTGCAGGACATCATCAGCCAGATCGACAACGTGACGCAGCAGGTAAGCCAGATTGCGGTGGCCGCCGAGGAGCAGACCGCGACCACCGGCGAGATCAGCGGCAATATCCACCAGATTACCGCGGTGGTGCACCAGACGGCCCAGGGCGCCCAGCAGTCGGCTCACGCCGCGGGAAATCTCTCTGAACTCGCCGAGAGGCTGCGGCGCGTGATCGATCAGTTCAAGCTCTAGCGACGGCGCGGCGGCGGCTTCTCATGGAGGCCGCCGTCAGCATTTGCCGTTTCTTCTTCTCGTAGATGCCGCCGTCACCACCAGCCGCTTCCTTATGCGCTTGCCGCAAGAGAACCGCGCTGAGAGGCGAGCCGGCAGGTTCTCAGGGAAATCGCGGCGTTGTCGGCCACATGCTCGGTGTTGACGACGCAGAGTTTTGCCGAAGCGAGCGCTTCAGTCAGGGCGGTACACCCCTTCTCGAGTTCGAAGCAGGAACCCGCATGGATCACGTAGTCCCGCCCGTCACCGATGGTGATCCAGAGGGCGCCTTGTGTGCAGTGCAGCCGCAAACCTGGCCCCCCACCAAGCCGCAACACTTCCCCTTTTTCAAGCGAGCAGTCCATAATCCCCTCCTTCCAGCGTGATGAGGCAACTATAGCTGGGTCGGAACCATGCGTACAGACACAGGAAAGCTGATAGGTGCCGTGTACAGTGCGTGGCAAGTGATACTGTCCCCGTCGTTAAGCTGTGCAACTGTACCCCTCACTTGCCGGTTTGCCGTACGGCGTATCTGTCTCGTTTGATCCGGGCGAAACCATGCCGGTCTCGCCGTGACGGAGTTGCGAGCCGTTGAACTACCCTGAGCCGCCTTGTGCCTGCTGCGAACAAAGCTGTTTGCCTTAGGGTCGAATAGCTGGTATGTTTTCCGCCTTCGCGGATGTCCTGCTTGTTGCCTGGGCGGACTCGGCAAGCAATGACGTAAGGGCTGGATACTGAAGAGTTTGCATGGTCGGCTCCTTGCAGGCCCCACTCTGGGCGGCGGCATGTATACGGCCGGCGGTGAAAAATATTTCGAATGCCGAGAAAAAAGATGTTGACAGTGAAACCCTTTTGCTTTAGAACAGGGATTCGCTTCGCAACGCAAGGCGCTGAGGCAAAAAGGTAGCAGATGATGGCGAATCAGGCTGGCGTAGCTCAATTGGTAGAGCAGCTGACTTGTAATCAGCAGGTTGCGGGTTCGAGTCCCATCGTCAGCT
Coding sequences:
- a CDS encoding DUF2917 domain-containing protein, yielding MDCSLEKGEVLRLGGGPGLRLHCTQGALWITIGDGRDYVIHAGSCFELEKGCTALTEALASAKLCVVNTEHVADNAAISLRTCRLASQRGSLAASA